The following proteins are encoded in a genomic region of Canis lupus baileyi chromosome 30, mCanLup2.hap1, whole genome shotgun sequence:
- the SUMO3 gene encoding small ubiquitin-related modifier 3 isoform X2 produces the protein MSEEKPKEGVKTENDHINLKVAGQDGSVVQFKIKRHTPLSKLMKAYCERQGLSMRQIRFRFDGQPINETDTPAQLEMEDEDTIDVFQQQTGGARESGWP, from the exons ATGTCCGAGGAGAAGCCCAAG GAGGGGGTGAAGACGGAGAATGACCACATCAACCTGAAGGTGGCCGGGCAGGACGGCTCCGTGGTCCAGTTCAAGATCAAGAGGCACACGCCGCTGAGCAAGCTGATGAAGGCCTACTGCGAGAGGCAG GGCTTGTCGATGAGACAGATTAGGTTCAGGTTTGACGGGCAGCCGATTAACGAGACGGACACCCCCGCGCAG CTGGAGATGGAGGACGAGGACACCATCGATGTGTTCCAGCAGCAGACAGGAGGCGCGCGGGAGAGCGGCTGGCCCTAA
- the SUMO3 gene encoding small ubiquitin-related modifier 3 isoform X1, with product MVCRRQLLYVPAPPSALGLPCAPPAWRRLSLGPGTEHSACSLVLAVLEGVKTENDHINLKVAGQDGSVVQFKIKRHTPLSKLMKAYCERQGLSMRQIRFRFDGQPINETDTPAQLEMEDEDTIDVFQQQTGGARESGWP from the exons ATGGTCTGCCGGAGGCAGCTTCTCTATGTTCCTGCGCCACCTTCGGCTCTCGGGCTCCCCTGTGCACCCCCAGCTTGGCGACGTCTCTCCCTGGGACCGGGCACAGAGCACTCAGCGTGTTCCTTGGTGCTGGCTGTCCTG GAGGGGGTGAAGACGGAGAATGACCACATCAACCTGAAGGTGGCCGGGCAGGACGGCTCCGTGGTCCAGTTCAAGATCAAGAGGCACACGCCGCTGAGCAAGCTGATGAAGGCCTACTGCGAGAGGCAG GGCTTGTCGATGAGACAGATTAGGTTCAGGTTTGACGGGCAGCCGATTAACGAGACGGACACCCCCGCGCAG CTGGAGATGGAGGACGAGGACACCATCGATGTGTTCCAGCAGCAGACAGGAGGCGCGCGGGAGAGCGGCTGGCCCTAA